The following DNA comes from Myxococcota bacterium.
CGCTGCGGGTACCACGTGTAGGGCGCCATGATCTGGGTCGTCTCGGCGCGCTGCTCGTCGTAGGCGCGGCCCTGGCCGCGGGCCGAACGCGCGGCGCGCTGCAGCACGTCGAACGAGCGGCGCTCGTGCGCCAGCGTGGCCAGCGCCACGGTCCAGCCGTTCCCCACGTCGCCGATCGCGTTGGCGGCGGGCACGCGCGCGTCGTTGAGAAACACCTCGTTGAACGACGCGTGGCCGTTCATCTGCTTGAGCGGCTTCACCACCACGCCGGGCTGGTGCATCTCGAGCGCGAAGTAGGTGATGCCGCGGTGCTTGGGCACGTCCCAGTTGGTGCGCGCGAGCAGCATGCCGTACTTCGCGTGGTGGGCGCTGGTGGTCCACAGCTTCTGGCCGTTCACGACATATTCGTCGCCGTCCGCAGACAGCTCGGCGCGCGTCGTGAGTCCCGCGAGGTCGGAGCCCGACCCGGGCTCGCTGAACAGCTGACACCAGGTGTCTTCGCCGGTCACGATCCTGCGCAGGAGCCGCCGCTTCAGGTCGTCGGAGCCGTGCTCCAGGATCGTCGGCGCCGCGAGGCCCATGCCGCCGCCGCCCGGCGTGCCCACCGCGCCGATCTTCTCGAACTCCTCGTTCGCCACCTCGGCCAGCGACGGCGAGAGACCGCGGCCGTACCACTCGACCGGCCAGGTCGGACAGCCCCAGCCCGAGTCGGCGAGCTTGTTGCGCCACTCCACGAGTGACAGCTCGGGGCTCCAGTTCGCCTCGAGCCAGGCGCGGACCTCGGCGCGGACCGATTCGGCGTCCATCACAGGCCCGTGCGCTGTGCGAACAGCTCGCGGTGATAGGTCGGGTCGCCGAGAAACACCTCGCTCGCCTTGGCGCGCTTGAAGTACAGGTGCACGTCCTGCTCCCAGGTGAAGCCGAGGCCGCCGTGAATCTGGATGGCCTCGGCCGCGATCTCGAGATAGGCATCGGAGCCCTGCGCCTTCGCGAGCGACGCGACGGCCGGCAGCTCCTTGGCCGACTCGTCGGCGCAGCCGGCGGCGTAGTAGGCCGACGAGCGCGCCAGCTCGAGCGACATCAGCATGTCGGCGCACTTGTGCTTGATGGCCTGGAAAGAGCCGATCGGGCGGCCGAACTGCACGCGCGTCTTCGCGTACTCGACGGTCATCTCGAGCAGTCTCTGCGCGCCGCCGGCCATCTCGTTGGCGAGCAGCGCAGCGGCCTGGTCGAGCGTCTTCTCGAGCGCGGCCGCGGCGTTGCCGACCTCGCCCAGCGGCTCGGCGCGCGCGCCGCGGAAGCCGAGGCGCGCGAGCTTGCGCGTCGGGTCGAGCGTGGTGAGTGGCCGGCGCTCGAGGCCCGCCGTGTCGCCGCGCAGGTGGAACAAGCCGATGCCCTCGCGGCCGTCGGTCTTCGGCCGGCGCGCGGCCACCACGATGCGGTCGGCGGTCAGGCCATCGGGCACGAACGACTTCTCGCCGAACAGCGTGAAGCCGTCGGCCACACGCTGCGCCTGGAGCTCGATGCCGCCCAGGTCCCAGCGGCCGGAGGGCTCGGTGAGCGCGAGCGTGGCGATCGACTCACCCGAGGCCAGCGCAGGCAATAACGCAGCCTTCTGTGACTCCGTGCCCGCGTTCAGGATTGCGTTGGTGGCCAGCGCGACCGAGGCGAAGTAAGGCGCGCAGAGCAACGCGCGGCCCATCTCCTCGAGCACGATCGCGAGCTCCGCGAAGCCCAGCCCCTGGCCGCCGTACTGCTCGGGCACGTGCACGCCCGGCAGGCCCAGCTCCTGACTGAGTCGCTTCCAGACGCCCGGCTCGTAGCCCTCGGGCGTCTCCATGAGCCGCCGGACCTCGGTCGTGGGGGAAGTCTCTTCCAGGAAGCGGCGCACGGTGCGGCGCAGCTCGTCCTGCTCTTCGCTCGGGCTCCAGCGCATGCCCCATTTTCGCACGG
Coding sequences within:
- a CDS encoding acyl-CoA dehydrogenase family protein, which codes for MDAESVRAEVRAWLEANWSPELSLVEWRNKLADSGWGCPTWPVEWYGRGLSPSLAEVANEEFEKIGAVGTPGGGGMGLAAPTILEHGSDDLKRRLLRRIVTGEDTWCQLFSEPGSGSDLAGLTTRAELSADGDEYVVNGQKLWTTSAHHAKYGMLLARTNWDVPKHRGITYFALEMHQPGVVVKPLKQMNGHASFNEVFLNDARVPAANAIGDVGNGWTVALATLAHERRSFDVLQRAARSARGQGRAYDEQRAETTQIMAPYTWYPQRAGRADLIVERAQATGKARDPVVRQEIAKLLALARATEWTAKRARAARMAGRPPGPEGSLGKLYASEIARACSRVHTLITGTDALLSGADGPLEGVIAEILVSVPAVSIAGGTDEIQRNIVSERVLGLPKDPDIDTKKPFRDVPRNKR
- a CDS encoding acyl-CoA dehydrogenase family protein, translated to MRWSPSEEQDELRRTVRRFLEETSPTTEVRRLMETPEGYEPGVWKRLSQELGLPGVHVPEQYGGQGLGFAELAIVLEEMGRALLCAPYFASVALATNAILNAGTESQKAALLPALASGESIATLALTEPSGRWDLGGIELQAQRVADGFTLFGEKSFVPDGLTADRIVVAARRPKTDGREGIGLFHLRGDTAGLERRPLTTLDPTRKLARLGFRGARAEPLGEVGNAAAALEKTLDQAAALLANEMAGGAQRLLEMTVEYAKTRVQFGRPIGSFQAIKHKCADMLMSLELARSSAYYAAGCADESAKELPAVASLAKAQGSDAYLEIAAEAIQIHGGLGFTWEQDVHLYFKRAKASEVFLGDPTYHRELFAQRTGL